The region aatattagttatagaaaacaagagtcattctttgcaaagttgtaaggatggaatagttgttttgctataattaagggagagaatattatgcttcatttcaaatctaaaggcttaggttatggaatgttaataaatttagtcaaaggcatatagtgtgttcttaaaatttcgattatgattacggcattcctcttcacaattcgaattttgagaacatagcaaatgaaatattatggcggaagattgataaagtatcaaatctttgtgtaagacattatgcattgtgtcccatacgcttcgggtataggatcgattgcaaatgctataatatttgactattctaaaattttccaaatgtctagcgcatttagagggaaaaaggacaagaatcggttttgactaagataattaaacaactatcaaaagacaatccaaagttcgccgaggattggtcgcttgtgagtagttggaagtatagtattggaaaagatggaaatgtttccatattggatggaccatatcgacattattatgaatagataagattctattaagaatgagttgtcatatggaaaatatggaaacgtttccatattgggaattgaatattgaaaatctatgactatattagaaacttttatgcaaaaggatgttcaaaggaatgtactttgagtgagagacattatatctaaggaattgtattgtaacaatttccgatagaggactttgtaatttcattggcaatagtctttgtgactttggtgcagtgatattacgaaaggatcattgcacaaaatgttagaatctaacatattccataagtggcaggaattcgatattctttcacttatgaaaaaggattaggagttgtgaaatgagaatgattggaaatgtgctcaatttgatctatttcacaaagtaagaaccataagtaaacattgtgtgcatgctaagagcatgggacaagtgtgataattcaagtaagaagttgattacccgaaacaacaaataatgagtaatcgatatggtgataaataaaaggtgttttatttatgctcaaaggtttgaggccatatgggattagtattattcttgtgtttcactttgcatgttttgacttcctaaataatttaattggtttagaacagtcaaattattcgaacgggccacagtcgttcatatgttggaagtaggtatgaatgaagactatcgtgaattggtgtgtggattgtctaaagagcattagacatgagcaaatgtttgctgcaacgttcatgagtgcttagaaatatgatttgagcattggattaaacccacgctcacttggatcactccatgaattgcatcacgagtgattagtgaaacgataacatcttatattcttgaaaccaagatgtgtgagttgtatcttgcgaatcggttacacattgataatatgtaaacgcaccagtaacttggtatcatgaaacatattgttgtgtgtgattcggtgaatgagtgcaagcgagcattgaatcaaattttatccgttccttttattcaatgtaggataaaagcgatatctttgggcccctcgatgatttagtgatgtcaaacgtaaatgctcggccgggctagggctaatttgatttgttcaattagtcagtcgtcataaatcggaagtcaagaaatagtacaaagagaatgaattgaaatcatgtctcatacgatatctagaatggaggaatatatgatcccttatctaaaggacacgcgtatctgataggatcagagttgacagcggctttggaaagctatgattgcagatcaggatctgaagtcatacgcataatagttattagacttatccaagtgggagactgttggattagtgtctaagtccataactattttggtatgtacttgacccgatggtgcatggtccttttgggttgccttcaccgttgcaacttgataggatgaattatggagagaaaggattaaatatgatttattaatatattatgagaataatatattaaaggagaaatcatattgtttaattaatattagtcaagaattaattggtaattagtttttgtgactaaaagagattaattaaacttaagggactagaattgtaattataagataattgcaatttgggccatggattgccttatattaaggagtggacgaattctatggggaagcccataagaaatcgtccaaggccttaaggaaagggatccatggattgcttagggcttaagcatccaatttagggtttccttgttagataaccctaatagcctcttatatatatatatatatatatatatatatatatatatatatatatatatatatatatatatatatatatatatatatatatatcccttatgaaccaaaaacgtggctaagacttcttctagggtttcacacgttttagggcagcctccttcctctctcctcttcatcctcttgctcttggtgtttgtgaaccattagaggagtgacatttgtgactctaagttttctaaattcattacaagaaggaattgtgattgttattgctatataacaatcaaggtatgatttaaacccattcttatgttaatatgattacttgtatgctagaattagggtttatagtcttagataacttgcatgtacaatagagaaacctagatccaagcattagggtttgtatgagcacataggatgttcttaggaccaaaacccatcattattTTGATAGCATTCGCCTTTTTGCGTCAGATTCAGTGACGACAGGTTGTCAGCCAATCATGATCGGATGGATCAAGAGGATTGAAGGAGCCATGAGTGGCGGTATAGATAGGGCAGTTATTGTTAGACGATGTATCCTTCGGAGGTCGCGTGGGGAGAATGAAAGGTTGCTTGTTGGCTCAAAAACCGGGCAGGAATCTGATATTTTGGATATTGGCAGACAAGATTGGGATCTAGGGAAGTCAAGGTTGATATGGAAAGCAGCTGAACAGCGATATGGTATTCCGAGTAGCGGCACATATTTGGGATCCTTGTATGGAGTAGTCGTTGACCGGTAGATGCTAAGCCACTTGTagtgggattaaataatctcaaagtaATCGATTTGACTCTGATGTgcaactctcgtctgagtctaaccgttgcaaaGATGGATCCTTTACTCCAAGGATTATTTGGACTATCTGTTAAGACAGGCGTTCGACATCTGGATATGGTAAGTGAATTCATTCGGTTGGTAACATCGAGATAATCAGGACCGGAAGTGGTTGTTCGATCAGTTATTTAATAAGGAATTAGCACGGTAACGGTTCAGTGGGGTCGGTTTGTCGAGGAGTCAGACCAATGCAGATTTCAGGTCTCGGAAAGGTAGATGTGGTCCTCTGTAAGGGATTAAGGAGTCGTTCTATTTGGTTTTGGAGAGTTCTATTAGGGTTAGTTTCAGTTTCCTTGggaaggttgtggtattcacatgaTTGTGGTTGTGTTGCTCAGGTTGCTTGGTATGCCGGGGATGGTACTGAGTGATTTCGAGGATAAAATCTAATTTAATtgggggagagttataacgcCCTTTCCTGAATCAATTCCTAATTCGAGGTTGTGGCCCAAATTAGTggtcatcataaggattagggcCTTTAAAAAGGTAAGATTTAGgcccatttggatgtgggtaatgtagatatGTGACCCAATAGTTCAGTTTGcactttggagtcaaagggtaaaatgagaATGTAgtgtttcagacttcttttatgaattatggattttagttcgatgtgttttaagtcaaaagtaattagatagggttgtagagctcctcaatacctttccgtggatataaagaacgttgaaaacggagttagaaagaagaagttatgaccgtttgaagtttgggtggttttgggccaagctgagtacgttgggcatacaaaaaggtgtacgttgggcgtactagtggAATcttgtgtatgttgggcgtacgtaatcagtgcccaaaccctattttcatggtttaagccctatttaagctccttaactcccccaaatccactccattctcagcctccacccctctaaCACCCCTTTCATGAAACCCTAACCATAAATGAGCCTTCTGAGCTAAAAGAAGTTGATTTTAAGAGCTTTGGAGTATGCATGGTgtaccttggagaagaaggaacttcttgtagaagtgttggttgcattggagcatATAGATGTGGACTTTGTTCACCTAgatctatcttctagaggtataaagtttgaatcttgatgatgcatttgttagatctagctagttttggatgttatgagcttttggtcattttagtgcataaagtttagatcttgaaagtttgtgaccttgttatggataaagttggaaactttatccatctaaacatcattgtgattcagatctgaaggttggagagttggacttaatggattaagttgaaaaagatgcacttttggtcccatttgatgcttaaaggctagatcttggtggtttggaccattctaatagataaagttggaaactttatccattatggagcttttaggatccataaaaatATAATCTTGATCCTCGTATACCTTCCATGAGAGtatcatgatgtcttaatggattaataagttaaggTTTTAGCTTTTGTACCTTTTCTAgaaatggaaagtcataaaggtggaaactttatgacttagaatgatgttgTGGAACTAgatttgagtgttggatgaaaggacttaagagattaagcacttaatggaaaactGTCATTTGGCCGGGTACGTCGTCCGTACCTTcgagtacgctgtgcgtacacATATGGGGTCCTGATTCGGGTTGGTAAGTACACCATGTGTACGAGCTGAGCACACTAGGCGTACTCAACCTGAAGTTtgatttgttgactttgacttccattgaccgttgacttttgatcaagtttgaccttgggccaaacttgagggttttggcctattaactaagattttatctggttctggtattgatagctcggaaaGCCGGCggggcagcagctaaggatttcttTCGGGGAGCTTctgcatttgaggtgagtctcctcactatttgtatgggtcgaaggcaccaatgctagaCCATTTGGTTTATGTGTTGTAGAAAGACatggggttagccctaggcattatgtatgaaagaccaggaggtggcttctggcacactgtatgctattatgtatgataggatgACTCGGggattagccctaggcattatgtatgaaagaccaggaggtggctcctggcacactgtttgttaattagctaagtagagtagtatgtatgctagttgtctttatgatgtttgcatggaagaccatgaggtagctcttggcacttgtctgtaagagcCATGGGTGGCCCCtggcttggcaagaaagaccacgtggCAGCCCTTGGCACAATGGCAAGACTATGTATCAGCACATAGCacctttattgattatgatatatgaatgatatatatggctcatggttatgtgtgacagtatgtgatttatgtgcttatatgctagacagtatccggtcgaataagaccgaaggggtaggccaaatatgctagacagtatgttgatatgtatggtatgtgatatttggggaactcactaagcttcgtgtttacggttttttgttttggtttcaggtacctccaggTTTCAAATAAAGGAGCTCGGGACGATCACAATGCATACACCtatgttttccgcaatatgtgatttctgggaatgaactctgataaatgttttatttgaaaTGCTTTTTAATGTATGAACCAAGTTACAAAtgtgttttagttatattaaaaatgaaatttttgatcATGAATTTTGggaagttacaaaaacataaatTTAACTTTTATTGAGTATTTAAATAGTTTAGACATTAAATTGACCTAACACTTTTATCACCTTGTATTTAAGTGTTATAAATAAAGTTGCCTCAAGTTCTATCCTACATGTCTTTCCGCTTTGAGTCCGTCATTAAAAAACGAAATATACTAAATAGTTTGATTCAAATTATCAAATTTCTAAATGTACAAATGAAGtatttttaaacataaatactTTAATAAACTAGAACATAataaaatagtttaataaataaaCATACATAATGTAATAACTAATTTCTATTTAAAAACTAATTTCAACCTTTCAATGTTGATAGGATACAAAATAATTTGTCCCATCTAATCATGGTTGGAAAACCTAAATTCTCTCCCCATTCTCATTATCAAAATTATAACTTTAAGTGATAAGACATTTGAGTGATTATAATAAAGTTTGTTATTTATGTTCATCTTTGTGAAGATTGTGAAGAATATACAAAGAAGCAGATGACAGGAATATACAAACGGAGTAGCTTAACAAGTCCAAACCAGTCGAAATTGTCACCATTTTGCTCTTCTCAAACATCTTTACTAGAAGAATCATAACAATTACATGACCAACTTTTGTCTTCAATTCATCAAGCGAACTTATCTTCATCCATTTAGGTCGCTCCTTCAATCCaatcaaattaattaattaattatctatCCCCACATCTtttacacaaataaactatttaggTTGTGTTTGTTACATGTGACATGACAACCTTTTGGTACATCCTTTTGTCCCACTGGCATTGGAATTAGTGTCAAAACACAGTACCATGTTCTGTCTTGTCCTATTCATTATGGTCGCAGTCGAATGTGCACCAAACACAGTAAACACAGGACAGTCTGTTCTATCACATGGTGTCCCACTTTTTGATGAAAAAAAATATTGCAATTTTTGTCTCACTGTCATCGGTTATGGTCCCATTCTAAGTCCAATACAGGTCAAACACTGTACAAAAGCATGTTATAATGTAAAGTAAAAAGTGCTAAAAAAGAATTTACTCTCAAAGCAAACATCCCAAATAGGGAAGAACCCTTTATAGCACGATCATCTTCTGGTGCTATACTATCTGGTGCATTACTAATGAATAATCCGTACAAACCCACTGCAAATATCAGCATAACTGTCCCAGCAAGATAAACATCTGCATTCAGATTTTAAAAATACAAGCAATTTTTTAAATACCTTTACTTGAAAATAATACAGATTACAGATTAAACTTAAATAGTTAccgttttttgtttttcaaaattttatgggGACAAAATGTAAAAGCTAGTAGACTCACCTATTGCTTCAACCAAACGCATCACCATTTTTCCTGAAAGAGATCCTTTCAAGCAGCTTGTCCAGTAGATTTTATATGCATCAGCAACATAAACACAGCCCTATGAACATACAAATAAGTCAGGATCACTTTGATTCATCCAAACATAACAATAGAAACACAGAAAACAGAATTACAGATAAATTTACTAAAATAAATGAGTGTAGAGAGAATTATTACATCAAGAAAGCATAGCAAGGAGCCAGCTAATGAACCTGCAACAGCCAGAAGTGCCAAAAACCGGAAGTCAAATATCACCTGTTCAGCAGCAGATATGGAAACAAATGGATGTATTACAAGACTGCAAGAGAATCCATGGTCATTCTTTATAGATAATTCCACCGAAAGTACAATAACTAGCAGATTAATCACTTTGAATGGCTTCTGTTTTGGAGAATTGTTCTAACATTAGAGAACAGGACTAGCTCATTAAAATTGTGGATCGATGCTGATTGAGTGGAAGAAATAAGCTGTAATGGatatagaaacaaaaaaaatgaactGCTAACAGCTTACAGAATCTCATGATAAAATTTCAACATTGGCGCACATACAGAATAGAAACGGACACACATAGCAACATCAACCACATATACCTAAGCAAATAATCATATTTCCCCAAATCTCACTGAAAACCTAATATAATAGGAACAAATTAGGTCGCAGAACCAAAAACGTACCCTTTCAATGTTAGACTCGGTAGATCTCACGGACTGCAAAACCGGATTACTTCCGTTAGGGTTTGCAATCGTGTAATTGAAGCTGTTATCTGACAGTTTGGAAGACGGATCGACGACAGTAGGCGTTTTTGGGGAAGACgggattgactttgactttggttGTGGCGGAGGTGGTGGAGATTGTGGTGGGACCAGAGAAGCAAATGAAGTGGAAAAACGTCGGAAATGGGAAGTGGATTTGGTGGAAAGAAGTATCGGAAATGGACCTCCACCGGAAATGGATACCAGCGGCGACATTTTCCGGGAGAGGAGTGTGTGTAGAGATTGAGGGGAGCGAGGGAAGGGTAGTGGCTGCTATCAGGCTATGTATCTTCTGGAGGGTGGGGCTTGGGTTTTTGTGGCGGGTAGCAGTTTGAAAGGAACGGTCGTATTCTCTCGCGTGGTGCACAATGGAATTGTCCGGATTCCGGAAATAGAATCGTATTTTCCgataattgtatgttatatttttataatacttTTCCCATTTTATGAAGTTATTTATTAAAAGGCGAAATACATAAAAACATagtatttttccttttttttagtttaatcattgtattttattatgtttaatttcTTATCTATTTTGGGAAAAAAAATATTAGTGTTAAGAAGGATTTGTTATGTTGTCATAGCTTATGGAAAaacattaatttttattttttaacaaaaTAGTTCATctaattttaataaaaaagttCATCTAATAAAGACTATTCTGTTAATTtggacaaaatatttaataatcaagacttttgttttatcaaaaattaaaaattgaaaCTTCTCTATAAGctataacaaaataatatttttttaaaacaataaccCAAAAATATTACGACCATGAACTTATATTAGCAATTTAGCAGGTTTTTTTAATGaagtttaatttatttttaactaaAACAACAAAACTCTaacaatatttttctatttttatcgCAATAAGAACTTATTTTTTTCCTATTTTGGTAAAGgccttatttttttatatatttatttattttaaagttgttaaaactaGAAAAGAGATGTTAAGACATTATTTTCTgtccttttttttttgtagaaattagaagaagaagaaaaccaCAATGATTTTATGTATCTTGTGTTTGTGGCTGCTACCACCAAAAACCCAATGCCACATACCATAGACATATCGCTCAACGAAATATTTTGGTGATTGTTCACACTAAAAAACACAAATTTAATTACCTGAATATGACTGTAAAAATATATAGATGTTAACATCAATGTCTTAGTTTTAAATCTATTTGTTTATAGAAGGGTAAAATACATATGAagcttttattttatgttttgaatttttttttatttacggAGTTGGAAAGTGAGGAAGTTTCAACATGCAATTCATGTCGAAAGTTTATTGAAAAGAGAAAGAATCAAAGTAAGGATATGAAAGTATATGTTTTGGGGTAAGTCCAACCATCAAAAAAAAGTTGTTATTATGAGAACCAGGAAACCATTCCTAGACAAATACTTACAAAACATACAAATAAAGGAAGaaataaatacaaataaatgaatatataaatataacaaaatgccacttttaacattttttttttaaatttcaaaaacatagtCTAACAAAAAGACTATCGCAATACAATAAAAAAAGAAAACTGTTATTGCGGATCAGTTAGAAAAGGAAATTCGTCAAAATGTATTGGTAACCTACTAAACTAGTAATAAGATGTTATTGTAGTCAagaataaagttttttttttttttttttcaaaacaatcgGCCTTtcaatgaaaataaaatatataattaaaccaTAAATTGAACAAAATAAACAGTAAATTGAACAAAATATGGTAGCTTTGTAATTTGTGTCCGTTAAAATGAGTATAATAGTTAGTAGATTAATTTTTAGCACTTTGTTTCAGA is a window of Lactuca sativa cultivar Salinas chromosome 1, Lsat_Salinas_v11, whole genome shotgun sequence DNA encoding:
- the LOC111885264 gene encoding uncharacterized protein LOC111885264 codes for the protein MSPLVSISGGGPFPILLSTKSTSHFRRFSTSFASLVPPQSPPPPPQPKSKSIPSSPKTPTVVDPSSKLSDNSFNYTIANPNGSNPVLQSVRSTESNIERVIFDFRFLALLAVAGSLAGSLLCFLDGCVYVADAYKIYWTSCLKGSLSGKMVMRLVEAIDVYLAGTVMLIFAVGLYGLFISNAPDSIAPEDDRAIKGSSLFGMFALRERPKWMKISSLDELKTKVGHVIVMILLVKMFEKSKMVTISTGLDLLSYSVCIFLSSASLYILHNLHKDEHK